From Pandoraea vervacti, the proteins below share one genomic window:
- a CDS encoding DUF1488 domain-containing protein, giving the protein MQIEFPDHRPMFNYEDLTIEFAVVVNGRPIDCAVSAEALESHFHAHSARADDLLNAFEHGRSRIHALTREYLAMGLPGPVLLRSGHFRWAQQHEARR; this is encoded by the coding sequence ATGCAAATCGAGTTTCCGGATCACCGTCCCATGTTCAACTACGAAGACCTGACGATCGAGTTTGCGGTTGTCGTCAACGGCCGCCCCATCGATTGTGCGGTTTCGGCCGAAGCGCTCGAATCACACTTTCATGCGCATTCCGCGCGGGCCGACGACCTGCTGAACGCGTTCGAGCATGGGCGCAGCCGCATCCACGCACTCACGCGTGAGTATCTGGCGATGGGCCTGCCCGGCCCGGTGCTGCTTCGCAGCGGGCACTTCCGCTGGGCGCAGCAGCACGAAGCGCGCCGGTGA
- a CDS encoding FUSC family protein produces MSRLARLEPVAFSRWDAVHAALSVAVPTAIGAAIGYGADASLIALGALPAITGDRTGPYRARARSILITVVTGVAGFHAGMLIHDIGLAHPWLAHVLLQLAVLLLSFIGTFGNVASAATLQGAVYLIVGWGLALPPPEWRAPLLLAAGGVFSVLLMAVHWMRHPGAAERDAVAAIYQQLANVLDASGTPRVRLARRSLENAIAAAYDTLLTARASTATGWEILERRAAQILAAEPITSAVIGLAQSDQPVPAPLGKALYHLARSIARDRTVDIDAAITTAKDNHAPTLAAALHRAEPLLTGTVHAAEAPLVALARHQARATVHPRWMPKWPWPDVWRYLVRIGLCVLVAQIFIAVTALPRSYWVPLIVVIIFKPNYGSVFARALQSGVGSIVGVALSAAVVAIDRNGWFNLATLIPLAACLPWALRRNYGLFSALLLPILMLVMGALQPGSQDIALARFVDAVAACAIVLLIGYLPWAKWERRQLDERVANALDALGRYAALADTHDADAAFAARRAAYKALDDTRIALQRALSEPPLVSRRAARWWPALVSLERVANAITDTVPHGDDHSAPVHPAAAILTHMAAALRHGGPVPVLPDKPIDGVDPILDGVLREAIDMLFSMPETPD; encoded by the coding sequence ATGTCGCGACTCGCCCGGCTGGAGCCCGTCGCATTCTCCCGCTGGGACGCGGTGCACGCGGCGCTCTCGGTGGCGGTGCCGACAGCGATTGGCGCGGCGATCGGTTACGGCGCCGACGCCTCGCTGATCGCGCTCGGTGCGTTGCCCGCCATCACTGGCGACCGCACCGGCCCGTATCGTGCGCGCGCCCGCTCCATACTCATCACGGTGGTGACCGGCGTCGCAGGCTTTCACGCAGGCATGCTGATCCACGACATTGGCCTCGCGCATCCATGGCTTGCCCACGTGTTGCTGCAACTCGCCGTTCTGCTGTTGAGCTTCATCGGGACATTCGGCAATGTCGCCTCCGCCGCCACGTTGCAGGGGGCTGTCTATCTCATCGTCGGCTGGGGACTCGCGCTTCCACCGCCCGAGTGGCGAGCGCCGTTGCTGCTGGCCGCAGGTGGCGTGTTCAGCGTATTGCTCATGGCGGTGCACTGGATGAGACACCCGGGGGCCGCCGAGCGCGATGCCGTCGCCGCCATCTACCAGCAACTCGCCAACGTGCTCGACGCCAGCGGGACACCGCGTGTGCGGCTCGCGCGCCGGTCGCTGGAAAACGCCATTGCGGCCGCCTACGACACGTTGCTCACCGCCCGCGCGAGCACAGCAACCGGTTGGGAGATCCTGGAGCGGCGCGCGGCGCAGATTCTCGCCGCCGAACCGATCACATCCGCCGTGATCGGTCTGGCGCAGAGCGACCAGCCGGTGCCCGCGCCTTTGGGCAAGGCGTTGTACCACCTGGCACGAAGCATTGCGCGCGACCGGACCGTCGATATCGATGCGGCGATCACCACGGCAAAGGACAACCATGCGCCGACGCTTGCCGCCGCACTGCATCGCGCCGAGCCGTTGCTCACAGGCACGGTGCATGCCGCTGAGGCCCCGCTCGTGGCACTCGCACGCCATCAGGCGCGCGCAACGGTGCACCCGCGCTGGATGCCGAAGTGGCCATGGCCCGACGTCTGGCGCTATCTCGTTCGCATCGGTCTGTGCGTGCTGGTCGCGCAGATCTTTATCGCCGTGACGGCATTGCCCCGATCCTATTGGGTACCGCTGATCGTCGTGATCATTTTCAAGCCGAACTACGGCTCCGTTTTCGCGCGGGCATTGCAAAGCGGTGTGGGGAGCATCGTCGGTGTGGCGCTTTCGGCAGCGGTGGTCGCCATCGACCGGAACGGCTGGTTCAATCTCGCCACCCTGATCCCGCTCGCGGCATGCCTGCCGTGGGCGTTGCGTCGCAACTACGGGCTTTTCAGCGCGCTGCTGCTACCGATTCTGATGCTCGTGATGGGGGCGTTGCAGCCGGGCAGTCAGGACATCGCGCTGGCCCGGTTTGTGGACGCCGTCGCCGCGTGCGCAATCGTGCTTCTGATCGGCTATCTGCCGTGGGCGAAGTGGGAGCGACGCCAGTTGGATGAACGCGTCGCGAACGCGCTCGATGCCCTCGGGCGCTATGCCGCGCTCGCGGACACGCATGACGCCGATGCGGCCTTCGCGGCCCGCCGCGCTGCCTACAAGGCGCTGGACGACACGCGCATTGCCTTGCAGCGGGCGTTGTCGGAGCCGCCGCTGGTGAGCCGACGCGCCGCGCGCTGGTGGCCGGCGCTCGTGTCGCTGGAGCGCGTGGCGAACGCCATCACGGACACCGTGCCGCATGGCGACGATCACAGCGCGCCGGTCCACCCGGCAGCGGCCATTCTCACGCACATGGCTGCGGCGCTGCGCCATGGCGGGCCTGTGCCGGTGTTGCCGGACAAGCCGATCGATGGCGTCGACCCCATTCTGGATGGCGTGCTGCGCGAGGCCATCGACATGCTCTTCAGCATGCCCGAGACCCCGGACTGA
- a CDS encoding NADPH-dependent FMN reductase, with protein MTTIIGLSGSLRKGSYNTALLAAAKSLAPAGVTLDVRTLHGIPLYDGDVEASEGIPAAVATLKDAIAQADGLLLATPEYNNGMPGVFKNALDWLSRPPADSARVFRDKPVAIMGASPGGFGTILSQNAWLPVLRTLQTTPWWQGRLMVSHANKVIDVDGKLQDDAVRQQLADFIAGFVAFLDANKAQD; from the coding sequence ATGACGACGATCATTGGTTTGTCCGGGAGCCTGCGAAAGGGCTCTTACAACACGGCGCTGCTGGCGGCGGCGAAGTCGCTGGCGCCGGCCGGCGTCACGCTCGATGTGCGAACGCTGCACGGGATTCCGCTTTACGACGGCGACGTAGAGGCGAGCGAGGGGATTCCGGCAGCGGTCGCCACCCTCAAGGACGCCATCGCACAGGCCGACGGTCTGCTGCTCGCCACGCCCGAGTACAACAACGGCATGCCGGGCGTGTTCAAGAACGCCCTCGATTGGCTATCGCGTCCGCCTGCGGATAGTGCCCGGGTATTCCGTGACAAGCCGGTGGCGATCATGGGCGCTTCGCCCGGCGGCTTCGGCACCATCCTTAGCCAGAATGCCTGGTTACCCGTGTTGCGCACGCTTCAGACCACGCCGTGGTGGCAGGGGCGTCTGATGGTGTCGCACGCGAACAAGGTCATCGACGTGGACGGCAAACTTCAGGATGACGCGGTGCGCCAGCAATTGGCCGACTTCATTGCGGGATTCGTCGCCTTCCTCGATGCGAACAAAGCGCAAGATTGA
- a CDS encoding HAD-IB family hydrolase, with protein sequence MRDASIVAAFDFDGTISTTDSLRVFVRSTIGTPRFVAGALLASASLIGAALGLVDRGTAKAAFLRATIGGRSRAQLDADVSRFLQDRLPGLIRPEMLARVRQHRALGHRVVLVSASPGLYLRPWAASVGIETVLSTELAFDANDRFDGVFAKPNCWGPEKVRRLEAWWKDMPPRVLFAYGDSRGDKEMAERADYAWIRGQGKLMPLTDADAPRRTA encoded by the coding sequence ATGCGAGACGCATCCATCGTCGCCGCCTTCGACTTCGACGGCACGATCTCCACCACCGACAGTCTTCGGGTCTTCGTTCGCAGCACCATCGGCACCCCTCGTTTCGTGGCGGGCGCCCTGCTGGCGTCTGCTTCGCTGATCGGCGCTGCACTGGGTCTGGTTGACCGGGGAACGGCCAAAGCGGCGTTCCTGCGGGCAACGATCGGCGGACGCTCTCGTGCGCAGCTGGACGCCGATGTCAGCCGATTCCTACAGGATCGACTGCCGGGACTGATACGTCCCGAGATGCTCGCGCGCGTGCGCCAGCATCGTGCACTCGGGCACCGGGTCGTACTCGTGAGCGCTTCGCCAGGTCTGTACCTGCGCCCCTGGGCGGCGTCGGTCGGCATCGAGACGGTGCTCAGCACCGAACTGGCATTCGACGCGAACGACCGCTTCGACGGCGTCTTCGCGAAACCGAACTGCTGGGGGCCGGAAAAGGTGCGACGCCTCGAAGCGTGGTGGAAGGACATGCCACCGCGCGTGCTCTTCGCCTATGGCGATAGCCGGGGCGACAAGGAGATGGCCGAACGCGCCGACTACGCATGGATCCGAGGTCAGGGAAAACTGATGCCGCTCACGGACGCCGACGCGCCCCGGCGCACGGCGTAA
- a CDS encoding methyltransferase — protein MNEFPTLAWTEDGRPVTARWRSEAGVTPARRVEVVDDTITADEAYHLACGGTALLYRGDYQNARQLMQAMARRVDRPPHRARRKPGAKDAPAPSPADAFHKHRMAQAQRARILGMVLIPLDADYGIPLRRAPDVREACTQAWGAPDGVASVASLREILGLIGAHEWRKKGVAIPALGGAAIHPWYGVFSPVRGEYLQLIDQAPLPSTALAFDVGTGTGVIAALLARRGVQQVVGTDRDPRALACARENIARLGFERSVKIVNADLFPDGKAPLIVCNPPWLPAKANAPIEHAIYDPDSKMLKGFLNGLGEHLTPGGEGWLVMSDLAEHLGLRTRETLLSWIHGAGLVVLARHDVRPHHPKATDANDPLHAARRAEVTSLWRLGVRPA, from the coding sequence ATGAATGAATTCCCGACGCTAGCCTGGACCGAAGACGGTCGCCCCGTCACCGCCCGCTGGCGCTCAGAAGCCGGCGTGACGCCTGCGCGTCGCGTCGAAGTCGTCGACGACACGATCACGGCGGACGAAGCCTACCATCTCGCCTGTGGCGGCACCGCACTGCTGTACCGGGGCGACTACCAGAACGCGCGACAGTTGATGCAGGCGATGGCTCGCCGTGTCGATCGTCCGCCGCATCGTGCGCGCCGCAAACCGGGCGCGAAGGATGCCCCGGCCCCCAGCCCGGCCGACGCATTTCACAAGCACCGCATGGCGCAGGCCCAGCGTGCCCGCATTCTCGGGATGGTGCTGATTCCGCTCGACGCCGACTATGGCATTCCGCTTCGCCGCGCGCCGGACGTGCGCGAAGCTTGCACACAAGCCTGGGGCGCGCCGGACGGTGTGGCGTCGGTCGCGTCGTTGCGGGAAATTCTCGGCCTGATCGGCGCGCATGAATGGCGCAAGAAGGGGGTTGCGATTCCGGCCTTGGGCGGGGCAGCGATCCACCCGTGGTACGGCGTGTTTTCACCGGTGCGAGGCGAGTACCTGCAACTCATCGATCAGGCGCCGTTACCCTCGACCGCCCTCGCCTTCGACGTGGGCACGGGCACGGGCGTGATCGCCGCCTTGCTTGCGCGTCGTGGCGTGCAACAAGTCGTGGGCACCGACCGGGATCCCCGTGCGCTGGCGTGCGCGCGCGAGAATATCGCGCGACTCGGTTTCGAGCGTTCGGTGAAAATCGTCAACGCGGATCTGTTCCCCGACGGCAAGGCGCCGCTCATCGTTTGCAATCCGCCGTGGTTGCCCGCCAAGGCCAATGCGCCGATCGAGCACGCCATCTACGATCCCGATAGCAAAATGCTCAAGGGTTTCCTGAATGGACTCGGCGAGCATCTCACCCCCGGGGGGGAAGGCTGGCTGGTGATGTCGGATCTGGCCGAGCATCTGGGTCTGCGCACACGCGAGACGCTGCTATCGTGGATTCACGGCGCGGGCCTCGTGGTGCTGGCGCGTCACGACGTGCGCCCCCACCACCCGAAGGCCACCGACGCCAACGACCCGCTGCATGCTGCCCGACGCGCCGAAGTCACGTCACTCTGGCGACTCGGCGTGCGTCCGGCGTGA
- the astB gene encoding N-succinylarginine dihydrolase: MTRFALEANFDGLVGPTHNYAGLSFGNVASANNANRVSNPREAALQGLAKMKALADLGYAQGVLPPQERPSVGLLRTLGFTGDDKTVIRDAARTAPSLLGAACSAASMWTANAATVSPSADTSDARVHFTAANLCSKLHRAIEHETTSRILRAAFPDESRFAHHDALPGWPSLGDEGAANHTRLCGAYGERGVEFFVYGRDDLANAPAPRRFPARQTLQASQAIARLHGLSDTDVVFAQQHPDAIDAGVFHNDVIAVGNGNVLFCHAQAFVDQPTVLATLRERLAARGTQLEVVEVSADDVSMEDAVRSYLFNSQLLARAPEAGGGMRLVVPQECRERASVWRYLESLAASGGPIRELHVFDLRESMRNGGGPACLRLRVVLTHEERQAAHAGLWMNDARYASLTDWVKRHYRDRLAVDDLADPGLLDECRTALDDLTRRLGLGSLYSFQRDASRTAMAR, encoded by the coding sequence ATGACGCGCTTTGCCCTCGAAGCCAACTTCGACGGATTGGTCGGCCCCACGCACAACTACGCGGGTTTATCGTTCGGCAACGTGGCGTCGGCGAACAATGCCAACCGCGTGTCCAATCCCCGGGAGGCCGCGTTGCAAGGGCTGGCGAAGATGAAGGCGCTGGCCGACCTCGGTTACGCCCAGGGTGTTTTGCCGCCGCAGGAGCGACCGTCGGTCGGGTTGTTGCGCACCCTTGGATTTACGGGCGACGACAAGACGGTCATTCGTGACGCGGCCCGTACGGCCCCGAGCCTGCTGGGCGCCGCCTGCTCGGCGGCCAGCATGTGGACGGCCAACGCTGCAACCGTGAGTCCTTCGGCCGACACCTCGGACGCCCGCGTGCACTTCACTGCCGCGAACCTGTGCAGCAAGTTGCACCGCGCCATTGAACACGAGACGACATCGCGCATTCTGCGAGCGGCCTTTCCCGATGAATCGCGCTTTGCACACCATGACGCATTGCCCGGCTGGCCGTCGCTCGGCGACGAGGGGGCGGCCAACCACACCCGGCTGTGCGGCGCTTATGGCGAGCGCGGCGTCGAGTTCTTCGTCTATGGTCGGGACGATCTCGCCAACGCGCCTGCGCCGCGTCGGTTTCCCGCGCGCCAGACGTTGCAGGCGAGTCAGGCCATTGCCCGTTTGCACGGTCTAAGTGACACGGACGTCGTGTTTGCTCAGCAGCATCCCGATGCCATCGACGCCGGTGTCTTTCATAACGACGTGATCGCCGTCGGCAACGGCAATGTGCTGTTCTGCCACGCGCAGGCATTCGTCGATCAGCCGACGGTGCTGGCCACGCTGCGAGAGCGGCTCGCCGCCCGGGGCACGCAACTGGAGGTTGTCGAGGTGTCGGCGGACGACGTCTCGATGGAGGACGCCGTTCGCAGCTACCTCTTCAACAGTCAGTTGCTCGCGCGTGCCCCGGAGGCGGGCGGCGGCATGCGACTGGTCGTGCCTCAGGAATGTCGTGAGCGAGCGTCGGTGTGGCGCTATCTGGAGTCCTTGGCGGCCAGCGGCGGCCCGATTCGCGAGCTTCACGTATTCGATTTGCGCGAAAGTATGCGCAACGGGGGTGGCCCGGCGTGTCTGCGGCTGCGCGTGGTGCTCACGCACGAGGAGCGCCAGGCGGCGCATGCCGGGCTATGGATGAACGACGCGCGCTACGCGTCGCTCACCGACTGGGTGAAGCGTCACTACCGTGATCGGCTGGCCGTGGACGACCTTGCCGATCCCGGATTGCTCGACGAATGCCGCACGGCGCTCGACGATCTCACGCGGCGACTCGGTCTGGGCAGTCTTTATTCGTTCCAGCGCGACGCGTCCCGCACGGCGATGGCTCGTTAA
- a CDS encoding DUF2964 family protein, which translates to MGSEFRVVIASIAAFMTLGGAFATIHGLLYDKSHVMHGGVITVLFGILFIVVMLTPWPRDEEGEADAKRKT; encoded by the coding sequence ATGGGCTCGGAATTTCGCGTCGTCATTGCTTCGATCGCGGCCTTCATGACGCTTGGCGGGGCATTCGCCACCATCCACGGTCTGCTCTACGACAAGTCGCACGTCATGCACGGCGGTGTCATCACGGTGCTGTTCGGCATTCTGTTCATTGTCGTCATGCTTACGCCCTGGCCGCGTGACGAAGAGGGCGAGGCCGATGCCAAGCGCAAAACGTGA
- a CDS encoding class I SAM-dependent methyltransferase → MSSSDSASMGRTAYASFAARYAEIAVTKPHNALYERPATRALLGDVAGLHVLDAGCGPGINSAWLVEQGATVHGIDVTPEMIDLARERCNGMPATFDIQDLGAPFTSLADDGFDAIVSALALDYVDDLGPTFREFARVAKPGATLVWSMGHPMRDWLDERTRRNRTYFETTRFGMYWSGFGEPKPYVESYRRPLAGILNAAADAGWQLERMVEPLPLPEMKTVSPRLYDELSQAPAFMCLRARLG, encoded by the coding sequence ATGTCGTCATCCGATTCCGCGTCGATGGGACGCACCGCCTACGCCAGTTTCGCCGCTCGCTACGCCGAGATCGCCGTCACGAAGCCCCACAACGCGCTGTACGAGCGTCCGGCGACGCGCGCGTTGCTGGGCGACGTCGCCGGCCTTCACGTGCTGGACGCCGGATGTGGTCCGGGCATCAACAGCGCCTGGCTCGTCGAACAAGGTGCAACGGTGCATGGCATCGATGTCACGCCCGAGATGATCGACCTCGCGCGCGAGCGGTGCAACGGCATGCCCGCGACCTTTGACATCCAGGATCTCGGCGCCCCGTTCACCTCGCTAGCCGACGACGGCTTCGACGCCATCGTCAGCGCCCTCGCCCTCGACTACGTCGACGACCTTGGGCCGACGTTCCGCGAATTCGCGCGCGTCGCAAAACCCGGCGCCACGCTGGTCTGGTCGATGGGCCACCCGATGCGCGACTGGCTCGACGAGCGCACGCGGCGCAATCGCACCTACTTCGAGACGACCCGCTTCGGCATGTACTGGAGTGGTTTCGGTGAACCGAAACCGTATGTGGAGTCATACCGCCGGCCGCTCGCGGGAATTCTGAACGCGGCGGCGGATGCCGGCTGGCAACTCGAACGGATGGTCGAGCCACTGCCGCTGCCGGAAATGAAGACGGTCAGCCCGCGCCTCTACGACGAGCTTTCCCAGGCGCCGGCGTTCATGTGCCTGCGCGCCCGACTCGGGTGA
- a CDS encoding DUF2964 family protein, which produces MCSDIRVVIASIAAFVMLGGIFATIHGLLFNLPEVSRYGVAAVLAGATCTATMLIPWGARDES; this is translated from the coding sequence ATGTGTTCCGATATCCGCGTCGTCATTGCCTCCATCGCAGCATTCGTCATGCTGGGAGGCATTTTCGCCACTATCCACGGTTTGTTGTTCAACCTGCCCGAGGTCTCGCGCTATGGCGTGGCGGCGGTCCTGGCAGGCGCGACGTGCACGGCCACGATGCTCATCCCGTGGGGCGCGCGCGACGAGTCTTGA
- a CDS encoding TIGR03862 family flavoprotein, with product MPAPADGVDSAIDTIEVAVIGAGPAGLMAAEVLSAAGCRVDVYDAMPSVGRKFLMAGKGGMNLTHSEPAEPFVSRYGKRADAVGQWLHRFSSDDVRSWAHRLGIDTFVGTSGRIFPVDMKAAPLLRAWLSRLRAAGVRLHVRHRWLGWDANESAGPGNLRFATPAGERRVRAKALVLTLGGASWPQLGSDAAWVPSLREHGVSVAPLMPANAGFETDWTPHMRERFAGHPVKPVTMTLPDGATRQGEFVVSEHGIEGSLVYAMCAPIRDTIRQHGSARIFLDLLPDWTPERVMAEVSRPRGSRSMASHLQSRLGIAGVKAALLRECLPRETFDDPGALAAGIKRLPLTLLRTRPIAEVISSAGGVALEALDERLMIKALPGVFCAGEMLDWEAPTGGYLLTACFASACVAADGAAAYLHRR from the coding sequence ATGCCTGCACCGGCGGACGGTGTCGATAGCGCCATCGACACGATCGAGGTCGCCGTCATCGGCGCCGGGCCGGCGGGACTGATGGCGGCGGAAGTCCTGTCGGCGGCGGGGTGCCGGGTGGATGTCTACGACGCCATGCCGTCGGTCGGCCGCAAGTTTCTGATGGCGGGCAAGGGCGGCATGAACCTCACGCACAGCGAGCCTGCCGAGCCCTTCGTGAGCCGTTACGGCAAGCGCGCGGACGCCGTTGGCCAATGGCTGCACCGTTTCAGCTCGGACGACGTGCGTTCCTGGGCGCATCGGCTCGGCATCGACACCTTCGTCGGCACGTCAGGCCGGATCTTCCCCGTCGACATGAAAGCGGCGCCGCTGTTGCGTGCGTGGCTGTCGCGCCTGCGCGCTGCCGGGGTGCGGTTGCACGTGCGGCATCGCTGGCTCGGATGGGACGCAAACGAATCCGCGGGCCCGGGCAATCTACGATTCGCGACGCCGGCCGGCGAGCGCCGTGTCCGTGCCAAAGCCCTCGTGCTGACCCTGGGCGGCGCAAGCTGGCCACAGTTGGGCTCGGACGCCGCGTGGGTGCCGTCGCTGCGCGAGCACGGCGTCAGCGTCGCGCCGCTGATGCCGGCCAACGCCGGATTCGAGACGGACTGGACGCCGCACATGCGAGAGCGCTTTGCGGGGCATCCCGTGAAGCCGGTGACGATGACGTTGCCCGACGGCGCCACGCGCCAGGGCGAGTTCGTCGTATCCGAGCATGGCATCGAAGGTAGTCTCGTGTATGCGATGTGTGCGCCGATTCGCGACACGATTCGCCAGCACGGCAGCGCACGGATTTTTCTGGATTTGCTGCCGGACTGGACGCCCGAGCGCGTGATGGCGGAAGTGTCCCGCCCGCGCGGATCGCGCTCGATGGCGAGCCACCTGCAAAGCCGTCTCGGCATAGCGGGCGTCAAGGCGGCACTGCTGCGGGAATGCTTGCCGCGCGAGACGTTCGACGATCCGGGCGCGCTCGCGGCGGGCATCAAGCGCTTGCCGCTCACCTTGCTCAGAACGCGCCCGATCGCCGAAGTCATCAGCAGTGCAGGGGGCGTCGCGCTCGAGGCGCTGGATGAGCGCTTGATGATCAAGGCCCTGCCGGGCGTGTTTTGCGCGGGTGAAATGCTCGACTGGGAAGCGCCCACCGGCGGTTATCTGCTGACCGCCTGCTTCGCCAGCGCCTGTGTGGCCGCAGACGGCGCTGCGGCCTATCTTCACAGGCGGTGA